In Tenacibaculum pacificus, a single window of DNA contains:
- a CDS encoding tyrosine recombinase — MNWKQGISDYTSYLKIERGLAKNSIDSYTRDVKKLILFIDTLKKNDTPINITSDTVQQFIYEISKEIDPRSKARLISGLRSFFDYLIFEDYRKDNPTDLIESPNVIRKLPDTLEKEEIDDLINAIDLSHPQGERNKTIIETIFSCGLRVSELINLQLSDLFFDDGYIRVLGKGNKYRFVPIHITTIKRLKFYIKDIRPEVTPKEKEEDIIFLNRRGRRLSRQMIFIILKELAIKTNLKKSIGPHTLRHSFATYLLKNGADLRVIQQLLGRESITTTEIYVHLDTSYLKEVVELHHPRSNLNLNDK, encoded by the coding sequence ATGAATTGGAAACAAGGAATATCGGACTACACAAGCTACTTAAAAATAGAAAGAGGTCTTGCTAAAAACTCTATTGACAGCTATACAAGGGATGTAAAAAAACTAATTTTATTTATTGATACACTCAAAAAAAATGATACTCCTATAAATATTACTTCGGATACCGTTCAACAATTTATATATGAAATCAGTAAAGAAATAGATCCGAGAAGCAAAGCACGTTTAATTTCGGGCTTACGTAGTTTTTTTGATTATTTAATTTTTGAAGATTACAGAAAAGACAATCCTACCGATTTAATTGAAAGCCCCAATGTAATAAGAAAACTACCCGATACTTTAGAAAAAGAAGAAATTGACGATTTAATAAATGCTATTGATTTAAGTCATCCGCAAGGCGAACGAAATAAAACCATTATAGAAACCATTTTTAGTTGTGGTTTACGTGTAAGTGAATTAATTAATTTGCAATTATCTGATTTATTTTTTGATGACGGATACATTCGTGTATTAGGAAAAGGAAATAAATATCGTTTTGTACCTATACATATAACAACAATTAAACGTTTAAAATTTTATATTAAAGATATTCGTCCTGAGGTAACTCCAAAGGAAAAAGAAGAAGATATTATCTTTTTAAACAGACGAGGAAGACGACTGAGCCGTCAAATGATATTTATAATCCTTAAAGAATTAGCGATTAAAACAAATCTGAAAAAAAGTATTGGACCTCATACCTTACGCCACTCTTTTGCTACTTATTTATTAAAAAATGGTGCAGATTTACGTGTTATTCAACAATTATTAGGACGTGAAAGTATTACAACCACCGAAATTTATGTACATTTAGATACTAGTTATTTAAAAGAAGTTGTTGAATTACATCACCCAAGAAGTAATTTGAATTTAAATGATAAATAA
- a CDS encoding outer membrane beta-barrel protein, whose amino-acid sequence MKKVLLTIAIIAAGFTANAQDKNEAKGGFAQEDIYVSGTVGFATYKQGDSDSNGYNFSPSVGYFIAENIALELGLGIGGTTNIDDSKSSSFGVNAGAKYFFTPQNDFSFVVGAGLDYSVQGNESAAGVKGNDTNTFAIAVAPGVNYFVSESVALRASVGALSYESKKEDADRAEARNTFGLNLNLSAIQFGLTYKF is encoded by the coding sequence ATGAAAAAAGTATTATTAACAATTGCTATAATTGCTGCGGGTTTTACTGCAAACGCACAAGATAAAAACGAAGCTAAAGGAGGTTTTGCTCAAGAAGATATTTATGTTTCTGGTACAGTAGGTTTTGCAACTTATAAACAAGGTGATTCTGATTCAAATGGATATAATTTTTCTCCATCTGTAGGGTATTTTATTGCTGAAAATATTGCATTAGAATTAGGTTTAGGTATTGGTGGAACTACTAATATTGATGATTCTAAAAGTAGTTCTTTTGGTGTTAATGCAGGGGCTAAGTACTTTTTTACACCTCAAAATGATTTTTCTTTCGTTGTTGGAGCAGGTTTAGATTACTCTGTTCAAGGTAATGAAAGTGCAGCAGGTGTTAAAGGAAATGATACAAATACTTTTGCTATTGCTGTAGCACCAGGAGTTAACTATTTTGTATCTGAATCTGTAGCTTTAAGAGCTTCTGTAGGTGCATTATCTTATGAAAGTAAAAAAGAAGATGCTGATCGGGCTGAAGCTAGAAATACATTTGGTTTAAATTTAAACTTATCTGCTATCCAATTCGGATTAACTTATAAGTTTTAA
- the aroQ gene encoding type II 3-dehydroquinate dehydratase: protein MKKVIIINGPNLNLLGKREPEIYGSNSFEDFFNELKETYKTIELSYFQSNIEGEIINKLHEIGFEYDGVVLNAAAYTHTSVAIADAVKGIETPVVEVHISNVHAREAFRHKSYLAANAKGVISGFGLKSYNLAIQSFL, encoded by the coding sequence ATGAAAAAAGTTATAATAATAAACGGACCAAACTTAAATTTATTAGGAAAACGTGAGCCAGAAATTTATGGTTCAAATTCTTTTGAAGATTTTTTTAACGAATTAAAAGAAACCTATAAAACAATTGAATTAAGTTATTTTCAATCAAATATTGAAGGTGAAATAATTAATAAATTACACGAAATAGGTTTTGAATATGATGGTGTTGTGTTAAATGCTGCTGCTTACACACATACATCTGTTGCTATTGCCGATGCTGTAAAAGGAATAGAAACGCCTGTTGTTGAGGTGCATATTTCAAATGTACATGCTCGTGAAGCGTTTCGTCATAAAAGTTACCTTGCAGCCAATGCAAAAGGTGTGATTTCTGGTTTTGGATTGAAAAGTTATAATTTAGCGATTCAAAGTTTTTTGTAA
- a CDS encoding lipoprotein N-acyltransferase Lnb domain-containing protein, whose amino-acid sequence MIKKITTIFLFLCCLNTLLSQVNNTLKLSDYSKISVITSGPGEALYEKFGHTAIRIKDPVLQLDLIYNYGIFDFSGPSFYTDFTKGYMKYKLAKYPFYLSLKSAQQDERWVKEQILNLTETQKNTFFNILEINSAPENASYLYDPYFDNCATKPRDIIKKVLGDKLIFKDDFVTKNTSLRQLMNKEIHQNTWGSFGINIALGSRLDKIATASEYLYLPDYVFEALNYSKILKDGKEDNLISKTNILLDFKEKESKKDPISPFSVILTLSLFGLFITHKDYKNSKRSKWLDFVLFFTSGITGVLIVYLWFFTNHSTAPNNFNFLWAFAPNLIVSFFLTQKKSPKWISKYMILLLAFLVILAIIWITKTQLLSITLIPLLILFAVRYWFLQKTLNR is encoded by the coding sequence ATGATAAAAAAAATCACTACTATTTTCTTGTTTTTATGTTGTTTAAATACACTTTTATCACAAGTAAACAATACATTAAAATTATCTGATTATTCTAAAATAAGTGTCATTACTTCTGGTCCTGGAGAGGCTTTATATGAAAAATTCGGACATACAGCAATTCGCATAAAAGACCCTGTTTTACAATTAGATTTAATTTATAATTACGGAATTTTCGATTTTAGTGGACCTAGTTTTTATACTGATTTCACTAAAGGATACATGAAATATAAATTAGCAAAATATCCATTTTATTTATCATTAAAAAGTGCTCAGCAAGATGAACGCTGGGTAAAAGAACAAATTTTAAACCTAACAGAAACTCAAAAAAACACCTTTTTCAATATTTTAGAAATAAACTCAGCACCCGAAAATGCTAGTTATTTATACGACCCATATTTTGATAATTGTGCTACCAAACCTCGTGATATTATCAAAAAAGTTTTAGGTGATAAATTAATTTTTAAAGATGATTTTGTAACTAAAAACACCTCTTTACGTCAATTAATGAATAAAGAAATTCATCAAAATACTTGGGGTAGTTTTGGAATTAATATCGCTTTAGGAAGTCGATTAGATAAAATTGCAACAGCAAGCGAATATTTATATTTACCTGATTATGTTTTTGAAGCTTTAAATTATTCTAAAATTTTAAAAGATGGAAAAGAAGATAATCTAATATCAAAAACCAACATTTTATTAGATTTTAAAGAAAAAGAATCAAAAAAAGATCCTATTAGCCCTTTTTCAGTAATATTAACACTTTCTTTATTCGGTTTATTTATCACTCATAAAGATTACAAAAACTCTAAAAGAAGCAAATGGTTAGACTTTGTATTATTTTTTACATCAGGAATAACAGGCGTTTTAATTGTCTATTTATGGTTTTTCACGAATCATTCAACAGCACCAAATAACTTTAACTTTTTATGGGCATTTGCTCCTAATTTAATTGTTTCTTTCTTTTTGACACAAAAAAAATCACCAAAATGGATTTCAAAATATATGATACTTTTACTAGCCTTTTTAGTGATATTAGCTATTATTTGGATAACAAAAACGCAATTACTTTCAATTACGTTAATTCCTTTGTTGATTTTATTTGCAGTAAGATATTGGTTTTTACAAAAAACTTTGAATCGCTAA
- a CDS encoding YheT family hydrolase — protein sequence MPILTSDFNPTLPFKSAHFNTMYRPLFMKDTIKYERKRITTWDADFIDLDFSKTKNSTKTLVLLIHGLEGSSKSNYMITTANSLNNASYDTVCVNLRSCSGEDNLLLETYHSGKTDDVHFIAEHLANNYNYENIIIVGFSLGGNLTLKYLGEYENISSKIKGAITVSVPIDLTSSQAELAKLKNKVYLNDFLRTLKIKILAKSTKFPDFKLDKELLLKATKFPHLEAQYTVPIFNFESPQDYWIKASSKPYIKNIKTPTLLINSLDDSFLSEECFPYKEAKNMDNFYLLTPKYGGHVGFITSFNLIENRWLEESIICFIEDKIIFNA from the coding sequence TTGCCGATTCTTACTTCAGATTTCAATCCTACACTTCCTTTTAAAAGTGCACATTTTAATACAATGTATCGCCCTTTATTTATGAAAGATACTATTAAATATGAACGTAAAAGAATTACAACTTGGGATGCTGATTTTATCGATTTAGATTTTTCAAAAACAAAAAATAGCACTAAAACATTAGTACTTTTAATTCATGGTTTAGAAGGAAGTTCAAAATCTAATTATATGATTACAACCGCTAACAGCTTAAATAATGCTAGTTACGATACTGTTTGCGTGAATTTAAGAAGTTGTAGCGGTGAAGATAATTTACTTTTAGAAACCTATCATAGCGGAAAAACAGATGATGTTCATTTTATAGCCGAACATCTTGCAAATAACTATAATTATGAAAATATTATAATCGTTGGTTTTAGCTTAGGAGGAAATTTAACTCTAAAATATTTGGGCGAATATGAAAATATTTCATCAAAAATAAAAGGCGCAATTACTGTTTCTGTACCTATCGATTTAACAAGTTCACAAGCTGAATTAGCTAAACTAAAAAACAAAGTGTATTTAAATGATTTTTTACGAACGCTAAAAATAAAAATTCTAGCAAAATCGACTAAGTTTCCTGATTTCAAATTAGATAAAGAATTATTACTAAAAGCAACTAAATTTCCGCATTTAGAAGCACAATATACAGTTCCTATATTTAATTTTGAAAGTCCTCAAGATTATTGGATAAAAGCAAGTTCAAAACCTTATATCAAAAATATTAAAACTCCTACTTTACTTATAAACTCACTTGATGATTCTTTTTTATCCGAAGAATGTTTTCCTTATAAAGAAGCCAAAAATATGGATAATTTTTATTTACTAACGCCAAAATATGGCGGACATGTTGGCTTCATAACATCTTTCAATCTTATTGAAAATAGATGGCTCGAAGAAAGTATTATCTGTTTTATTGAAGATAAAATAATATTTAACGCTTAG
- a CDS encoding CDP-alcohol phosphatidyltransferase family protein, producing the protein MNIKRHIPNLLTLGNLLCGTIATIFAIKGDFIGVAVLVVLGIIFDFFDGFVARMLGVQGELGKQLDSLADMVTSGVVPGMVMLQLLVNALDVDAAGYFGIDTYGATGSSLPYIGLLLTLGACYRLANFNIDTRQSDSFIGLPTPAMALFVISLPLIAEFGKQQFFIDLIMNQYFLFAVTAVLTFLMNAEIPLFALKFKSFGFKENALKYIFLLLCVLLLIVLKFVAIPLIILIYVVFSIVNNLKKA; encoded by the coding sequence ATGAATATAAAAAGACATATCCCAAATTTATTAACTTTAGGGAATTTATTATGTGGTACAATAGCGACCATTTTTGCAATTAAAGGTGATTTTATTGGAGTAGCTGTTTTGGTTGTTTTAGGAATTATTTTTGATTTTTTTGATGGATTTGTAGCCAGAATGTTAGGTGTTCAAGGAGAATTAGGAAAACAATTAGATAGTTTGGCTGATATGGTAACTAGTGGAGTAGTACCAGGTATGGTAATGTTACAACTTTTAGTAAATGCTTTAGATGTTGATGCTGCTGGTTATTTTGGTATTGATACTTACGGAGCAACAGGAAGTAGTTTGCCGTATATTGGTTTATTATTAACTTTAGGAGCTTGTTACAGATTAGCTAATTTTAATATTGATACTCGACAATCAGATTCATTTATTGGGCTTCCAACACCTGCAATGGCTTTATTTGTGATTTCTTTGCCTTTAATCGCAGAGTTTGGAAAACAACAATTTTTTATTGATTTAATTATGAATCAATATTTTTTATTCGCCGTTACTGCAGTTTTAACTTTTTTAATGAATGCTGAAATTCCGTTGTTTGCTTTAAAATTTAAAAGCTTCGGATTTAAAGAAAATGCTTTAAAATATATTTTCTTATTACTTTGTGTTTTGTTATTAATTGTATTAAAATTTGTAGCAATTCCTTTAATAATATTGATATATGTTGTTTTTTCAATAGTTAATAATTTGAAGAAAGCGTAA
- the lptB gene encoding LPS export ABC transporter ATP-binding protein: MKLRADNIQKLYGSRKVVKGISLEVEQGEIIGLLGPNGAGKTTSFYMIVGMVKPNFGSIFLDDEEITKDAMYKRAQKGIGYLAQEASIFRKLSVEDNIMSVLEFTNRSKSERKKRLEELIDEFSLDHVRKNRGDLLSGGERRRTEIARCLASDPKFILLDEPFAGVDPIAVEDIQGIVAKLKDKNIGILITDHDVQATLAITDRTYLMYNGGILKEGTPEELADDETVRRVYLGKDFILQKKKF, encoded by the coding sequence ATGAAATTAAGAGCAGATAATATACAAAAACTTTACGGTAGCAGGAAAGTTGTAAAAGGAATTTCGTTAGAAGTAGAACAAGGAGAAATCATTGGATTACTAGGACCTAACGGAGCAGGAAAAACAACCTCTTTTTATATGATTGTTGGTATGGTAAAACCAAATTTTGGTAGTATTTTTTTAGATGATGAAGAAATAACCAAAGATGCCATGTATAAACGTGCTCAAAAAGGAATTGGATATTTAGCACAGGAAGCTTCTATTTTTAGAAAATTATCTGTTGAAGATAATATTATGTCAGTTTTAGAATTTACTAACAGATCTAAATCTGAAAGAAAAAAACGTTTAGAAGAATTAATTGATGAATTTAGTTTAGATCATGTTCGTAAAAATCGTGGTGATTTACTTTCAGGAGGTGAACGTCGAAGAACAGAAATAGCGCGTTGCCTTGCCTCTGACCCTAAATTTATTTTACTAGATGAACCTTTTGCAGGTGTAGACCCTATTGCCGTAGAAGATATTCAAGGAATTGTTGCTAAACTAAAAGATAAAAATATTGGTATTTTAATTACCGATCATGATGTTCAAGCAACACTTGCAATTACTGATAGAACTTACCTAATGTATAACGGAGGTATTTTAAAAGAAGGAACTCCTGAAGAATTAGCCGATGATGAAACCGTACGTAGAGTTTATTTAGGAAAAGATTTTATACTACAAAAAAAGAAATTTTAA
- a CDS encoding carboxymuconolactone decarboxylase family protein — protein sequence MSQKVQEFNDYRAKMNDKILAGDNKIIKRIFNLDTNAFKEGHLPEKTKELLGLVASAVLRCDDCIAYHLETAHKNGVTKEEMMETMGIATLVGGTILIPHLRRAVEFWDELEENN from the coding sequence ATGTCTCAAAAAGTCCAAGAGTTTAACGACTACCGAGCTAAAATGAATGATAAAATTTTAGCGGGCGATAATAAAATAATAAAACGAATTTTTAATTTAGATACCAACGCTTTTAAAGAAGGTCATTTACCTGAAAAAACAAAAGAATTATTGGGTTTAGTCGCTTCTGCTGTTTTACGTTGCGATGATTGTATCGCTTATCATTTAGAAACAGCGCATAAAAATGGCGTAACCAAAGAAGAAATGATGGAAACAATGGGTATCGCTACTTTAGTTGGTGGGACTATATTAATTCCACATTTGCGTCGTGCTGTTGAGTTTTGGGATGAATTAGAAGAAAATAATTAA
- the tatC gene encoding twin-arginine translocase subunit TatC — protein MAVKEMSFLDHLEELRWHLVRSFSAIFIVGIIIFANVNFVFDEILLAHLKPDFATYQFFCKVFTSIGIDSSFCNVTLEQTLQALDPTQQLMTSIWSSLILGFLVSFPYILWEIWRFVAPGLHSSERKKSRGFIFIASLLFFLGILFSYYVILPMSVYFFYNYEISDSIQNNFKLEAYIGLITNTLLGVALLFELPIIIFFLTKIGLITPQFLRKYRKHALVVVLVLSAIITPPDIASQIIVSVPIMMLYEVSIYVSQFILKKQQKNVSKSPRV, from the coding sequence ATGGCTGTAAAAGAAATGTCTTTTTTAGACCATCTTGAAGAATTGAGATGGCATTTGGTTCGAAGTTTTTCAGCAATTTTTATTGTTGGAATTATTATTTTTGCAAATGTTAATTTTGTATTTGATGAAATTTTATTAGCGCATTTAAAGCCTGATTTTGCAACCTATCAATTTTTCTGTAAAGTATTTACCTCAATAGGAATTGATAGTAGTTTTTGTAATGTTACCCTAGAACAAACATTACAAGCATTAGATCCTACTCAACAATTAATGACGAGTATTTGGTCTTCTTTAATTTTGGGGTTTCTAGTTTCTTTTCCTTATATATTATGGGAAATTTGGCGTTTTGTAGCTCCTGGATTACATAGTTCTGAAAGAAAAAAATCAAGAGGATTTATTTTTATAGCTTCTTTATTATTCTTTTTAGGAATACTTTTTAGTTATTATGTTATTTTACCTATGTCTGTTTATTTCTTTTATAATTATGAAATTTCTGACTCAATTCAAAATAATTTTAAACTAGAGGCGTATATCGGATTAATTACAAACACATTACTAGGTGTTGCGCTACTTTTTGAATTACCTATTATTATATTTTTCCTAACCAAAATAGGATTAATTACACCTCAATTTTTACGAAAATATCGTAAACACGCACTAGTAGTTGTTTTGGTTTTATCAGCAATTATAACACCTCCAGACATTGCTAGTCAAATAATAGTTTCAGTACCGATTATGATGCTTTATGAAGTAAGTATCTATGTATCGCAATTTATATTAAAAAAACAACAAAAGAATGTCTCAAAAAGTCCAAGAGTTTAA
- a CDS encoding KpsF/GutQ family sugar-phosphate isomerase — protein MKDANAILSTAKETILLESNAIANLAKLLDSSFVDAVNFIFNSKGRVIVTGIGKSANIANKMVATFNSTGTPAAFMHAADAIHGDLGSVQKDDVVICLSKSGNTPEIKVLVPLIKSANNKIIAITGNPESFLATNADFLLNSYVQKEACPNNLAPTTSTTAQLVLGDALAVCLLDLRGFTSSDFAKYHPGGALGKRLYLRVSDLIKNNQLPKVSNTDTVANVIVEISEKRLGVTAVIEDKNKISGIITDGDIRRMLSKTTKIDVLTANDIMSKNPKTINVNAMAVEALEALENNSITQILVTDDNNDYVGVVHLHDLIKEGIF, from the coding sequence TTGAAAGACGCAAATGCAATTCTCTCAACAGCAAAAGAAACCATACTTTTAGAAAGTAATGCTATTGCTAATTTAGCAAAATTATTAGATAGTTCGTTTGTTGATGCCGTAAATTTTATATTCAATTCAAAAGGTCGTGTTATTGTTACCGGAATCGGTAAAAGCGCTAACATTGCCAACAAAATGGTTGCTACCTTTAACTCTACAGGTACTCCTGCCGCTTTTATGCATGCTGCTGATGCCATTCATGGCGATTTAGGTAGTGTACAAAAAGACGATGTTGTTATTTGTCTATCAAAAAGTGGAAATACGCCTGAAATTAAGGTTTTAGTTCCTTTGATAAAAAGCGCAAATAATAAAATTATTGCGATTACAGGAAACCCTGAATCTTTTTTAGCTACAAATGCAGATTTCTTATTAAACTCTTATGTTCAAAAAGAAGCCTGTCCTAATAATTTAGCACCAACTACAAGTACCACTGCTCAATTAGTTTTAGGCGATGCTTTAGCTGTTTGCTTATTAGATTTACGTGGTTTTACAAGTAGCGATTTTGCTAAATATCATCCAGGTGGAGCTTTAGGAAAACGTTTATATTTACGTGTTTCTGATTTAATCAAAAATAATCAATTACCTAAAGTATCAAACACTGATACAGTAGCAAATGTAATTGTTGAAATATCAGAAAAAAGACTCGGTGTAACAGCTGTTATTGAAGATAAAAATAAAATATCTGGAATTATTACTGATGGTGATATCCGTCGAATGCTTAGTAAAACAACTAAAATTGATGTACTAACTGCCAACGATATTATGAGTAAAAATCCTAAAACAATAAATGTAAATGCTATGGCAGTTGAAGCTTTAGAGGCTTTAGAAAACAATAGCATCACACAAATTTTAGTAACAGATGACAATAACGACTATGTTGGTGTTGTTCATTTACATGATTTAATTAAAGAAGGTATATTTTAA
- a CDS encoding ATP-dependent DNA helicase RecQ — translation MNIEETELYGSLKKIFGFNQFKGLQEVVVKSILNNENTFVIMPTGGGKSLCYQLPALMKEGTAIVVSPLIALMKNQVDAIRGISEQHGIAHVLNSSLNKAEIAQVKSDIEAGITKLLYVAPESLVKEEYAEFLRGQNISFVAIDEAHCISEWGHDFRPEYRNLRNIIKQIDNVPIIGLTATATEKVQEDILKTLGMSDANVFKASFNRPNLFYEVCPKTKDIEKDIIRFIKQRMGKTGIIYCLSRKKVEEIAQVLQVNGINALPYHAGLDAKKRAKHQDMFLMEDCDVIVATIAFGMGIDKPDVRYVIHHDIPKSLESYYQETGRAGRDGGEGYCLTFYSYKDIEKLEKFMANKPVAEQEVGHALLQEVVGYAETSMNRRKYILHYFGEEFDAINGEGAELDDNMKNPKKKNEAQEQVKILLSVIRDTNEMYKPKEIVNTIIGAENALLKSHKTTTQPFFGIGKDKINHYWMALIRQILVVDLIKKEIEQYGVLKLTEKGKQFLENPTSFMMTENHVYATDDAGIIISTTSPVAGAVDVKLVKMLKDLRKSVGKRLGVPPYAVFQDPSLEDMALKYPMNLEELSKVHGVGEGKSRKFGKDFVKIITSYVEENKIMRPDDLIVKSTGVNSGLKLFIIQNTDRKLPLEDISKSKGLAMNELIKEMEAIVFSGTKLNIDYAVEDLLDEDQQEEIHDYFMESESDKIQEALDEFDGDYDEDELRLMRIKFTSEIAN, via the coding sequence ATGAATATAGAGGAGACGGAGTTATACGGATCATTAAAGAAAATATTTGGTTTTAACCAATTTAAAGGTTTACAAGAGGTCGTTGTAAAAAGTATTTTAAACAACGAAAATACATTTGTAATAATGCCAACTGGTGGAGGTAAATCTCTTTGTTATCAGTTACCTGCATTAATGAAAGAAGGTACAGCTATTGTTGTATCGCCATTAATAGCTTTGATGAAAAATCAAGTAGATGCTATTAGAGGTATTTCTGAGCAACATGGTATTGCACATGTATTAAATTCTTCTTTAAATAAAGCTGAAATTGCTCAAGTAAAATCAGATATTGAAGCAGGAATTACTAAGTTATTATATGTAGCTCCTGAATCATTAGTAAAAGAAGAATATGCCGAGTTTTTAAGAGGGCAAAATATTTCTTTTGTAGCTATTGATGAAGCGCATTGTATTTCTGAGTGGGGACATGATTTTAGACCTGAGTACAGAAATTTACGTAACATTATTAAGCAAATTGATAATGTACCTATTATTGGTTTAACAGCAACAGCAACAGAAAAAGTACAGGAAGATATTCTGAAAACTTTAGGAATGAGTGATGCTAATGTTTTTAAAGCATCATTTAATAGACCTAACTTGTTTTATGAAGTATGCCCTAAAACAAAAGATATAGAAAAAGATATCATTCGTTTTATAAAACAACGAATGGGAAAAACAGGTATTATATACTGTTTGAGCCGTAAAAAAGTAGAAGAAATTGCTCAAGTTTTACAAGTAAATGGTATTAATGCACTTCCGTATCATGCAGGGTTAGATGCTAAAAAACGAGCAAAACATCAAGATATGTTTTTGATGGAAGATTGTGATGTTATTGTTGCAACAATTGCTTTTGGTATGGGAATCGATAAACCAGATGTTCGTTATGTAATTCATCATGATATTCCTAAAAGTTTAGAAAGTTATTATCAAGAAACTGGTAGAGCTGGTCGTGATGGAGGAGAAGGTTATTGTTTAACTTTTTACTCATATAAAGATATCGAAAAACTTGAAAAGTTCATGGCTAATAAACCTGTTGCAGAACAGGAAGTAGGACATGCGCTTTTACAAGAAGTAGTAGGTTATGCAGAAACATCAATGAATAGACGTAAATATATTCTTCATTATTTTGGAGAAGAATTTGACGCTATAAATGGTGAAGGAGCTGAGTTGGATGACAACATGAAAAATCCTAAAAAGAAAAATGAAGCTCAAGAACAGGTGAAAATATTATTGTCGGTTATTAGAGATACCAACGAAATGTATAAGCCTAAAGAGATTGTTAATACTATTATTGGTGCAGAAAATGCATTATTAAAATCTCATAAAACAACAACACAACCTTTTTTCGGGATAGGAAAAGATAAAATAAATCATTATTGGATGGCGTTAATTCGTCAAATACTGGTTGTCGATCTTATCAAAAAAGAAATTGAACAATATGGTGTTTTAAAATTAACAGAAAAAGGAAAGCAGTTTCTAGAAAATCCGACATCATTTATGATGACAGAAAATCATGTATATGCAACAGATGATGCTGGAATAATAATTTCAACAACAAGTCCAGTAGCAGGTGCAGTAGATGTTAAATTGGTTAAAATGCTAAAAGATTTACGTAAAAGTGTAGGAAAGCGTTTAGGCGTACCTCCTTATGCAGTCTTTCAAGATCCTTCATTAGAAGATATGGCATTGAAATATCCAATGAATTTAGAAGAGTTATCTAAAGTTCATGGTGTAGGAGAAGGTAAATCTAGAAAATTTGGTAAAGATTTTGTTAAGATTATAACAAGCTATGTTGAAGAAAATAAAATTATGCGTCCTGACGATTTAATCGTTAAAAGTACTGGTGTAAATTCAGGATTAAAATTATTTATCATTCAAAATACTGATAGAAAATTACCTTTAGAAGATATTTCAAAATCGAAAGGTTTGGCAATGAACGAGCTGATTAAAGAAATGGAGGCGATTGTTTTTTCGGGAACAAAATTAAATATTGATTATGCTGTTGAAGATTTGTTAGATGAAGATCAACAAGAAGAAATACATGATTATTTTATGGAATCTGAATCAGATAAAATTCAAGAAGCTTTAGATGAATTTGATGGTGATTATGATGAAGATGAATTGCGATTAATGCGTATCAAATTTACGAGTGAAATAGCAAATTAA
- a CDS encoding VOC family protein, whose translation MKTNSYLHFNGNCKEAMSFYADILGGDITMLIQFNEAPESKNFPKEISDLTMHSTLEIGDMAIQASDFFSTTESFNAGTNFAISLNFEDEDEVVTIFNGLSEGGAIIKPLEESFWGGKSGVLQDQFGIRWMLSLEE comes from the coding sequence ATGAAAACAAATAGTTACTTACATTTTAACGGAAATTGTAAAGAAGCAATGAGCTTTTATGCAGATATTTTAGGAGGAGATATTACAATGCTAATACAGTTTAATGAAGCTCCTGAGTCTAAAAATTTCCCTAAAGAAATATCAGATTTAACAATGCATTCTACTTTAGAAATTGGTGATATGGCAATTCAAGCATCTGATTTTTTTAGTACTACAGAAAGTTTTAATGCAGGTACTAATTTTGCAATTAGTTTAAATTTTGAAGATGAAGATGAGGTGGTAACTATTTTTAATGGATTATCTGAAGGTGGAGCGATAATAAAACCTTTAGAAGAATCTTTTTGGGGAGGTAAGTCAGGAGTACTACAAGATCAATTTGGTATTCGATGGATGTTATCTTTAGAAGAATAA